The sequence CTTTTTCTCGCCCCTATGCTGACAGAGTGGCAAGGGCTTTAATCGAAGCAGTTGAAGAAGCCGCAATTAAAGCAGTATCTAGAAAAAGAAAATCAACTTTAGAGTCCGAATTGTTTGAATTTTAAAAAATTGGGAATTGGGAATTAGGTATTGAGTTAAGAGTTAAGAGTTATTAGTTTTAATTTCTTCTTGTCTTTCCCATGCCCCATCCCCTATGCCCTATGCCCATAAAAGTAGATAATATTTTTCTGTTAAAAATTGTTTCAGTATCAAGGGTGAAAGTGCTATGCAAGATGTTCTTTGTGCAAGTTCGGTTTTAGATGTATTGCGACCGGTACAAGACCCGGAACTTCGTAAAAGTCTAGTAGAACTAAATATGATTCGTAACGTCAAAATCGAAGATGGGAAAGTTAGCTTTACTTTGGTTTTGACTACACCTGCTTGCCCTTTACGAGAATTTATTGTCGAAGATTGTCAAAAAGCTGTGAGACAGCTTCGGGGAGTTGCGGATGTATCAATAGAAGTTACGGCAGAAACACCCCAACAGAAAAGCTTACCCGACCGTAATGGGGTACCTGGAATCAAAAATATTATTGCCGTTTCTAGCGGTAAAGGCGGTGTTGGTAAAAGTACTGTAGCCGTCAATATCGCAGTAGCATTGGCTCAAACCGGAGCTAAAGTCGGTTTGCTAGATGCCGATATTTACGGACCTAACGACCCGACAATGTTAGGACTTGAAACCGCACAAATTAACGTGCGTCAAGGTGAAAAAGGTGAGATATTAGAACCTGCTTTCAATCATGGTGTCAAATTAGTTTCAATGGGTTTTCTAATCGACCGAGATCAACCCGTAATTTGGCGCGGACCAATGCTGAATGGAGTAATTCGTCAATTTTTATATCAAGTGGAATGGGGTGAACTAGACTACTTAATTGTAGATATGCCCCCAGGAACGGGTGATGCCCAGTTGACATTGACACAAGCAGTACCTATTGCTGGTGCTGTTATAGTAACTACTCCCCAGAACGTAGCTTTACTCGATTCGCGTAAAGGCTTGCGGATGTTTCAGCAGATGAAAGTACCAGTTTTGGGGATTATTGAAAATATGAGTTATTTTATACCTCCAGATATGCCAGAAAAACAGTATGATATTTTCGGTTCTGGTGGTGGTTTAAAAACAGCTACCGAACTAGGAATACCTCTGTTAGGGTGCGTACCGTTGGAAATATCTACAAGAGTTGGCGGAGATAAGGGAATTCCTATAGTTATAGCCGACCCAGAATCAGCATCGGCAATTGCTTTAAAAGAAATTTCTTTAGCGATCGCAGGAAAAGTATCAGTGGCTGCCCTTACATAAAAATTCTATGTGTTTCTGTCTGGGTAGCGGGCTGAGTACTGAGAATAAAGATAAAAAGACGCAATTATCAAGTTTTTATAAGCTCAGGTATCAACAAGACTAAATGTTACTAAAAAAGTCACGCTACTCACGAAACAGAAATCGCTGGCAGAATTTATTTAAGCCCTGGCACCAAGTAGACTTACTGCTATTTTTGCTGCCCATTGCCGTCAGCATATTTGGCGGCTTTATGATTTTCAGTACGGAATTAAGCCAAGGAGAAACTAAGTGGTTGTCGCACTTCTCAATGGCAAGTGTCGGTTTCTTAATAGCTTTGCTGATAGCCCGCAGTTGCTATGAAGTTCTTCGACAGTGGCACTGGGTTACTTTTGCTTTAACCAACGCCAGCCTGATTGCAGTAATGGCGATAGGTGTTAGTGCTAAAGGGGCGCAACGTTGGATTAGTATTGGTAGTTTCAATGTCCAACCATCAGAATTTGCGAAGATAGGAGCGATTATTACTTTAGCTGCACTGTTAAACAAGCGCACGGCTTCAACTCTTCCCAACTTTTTCCGGGCTTTGGCAGTAACGGCAGTTCCTTGGGGATTAGTATTTTTGCAGCCAGATTTAGCAACATCATTGGTATTTGCCGCGATTGTATTAGCAATGCTTTATTGGGCAAATGCCAATCCAGGTTGGTTAATCCTATTAGTTTCTCCAGTGGTAGCAGCGATTTTATTTAGCATACCTTGGCCTTGGACTGAACCATTAGTGCTTGCTAAAGGGATATTCCTTACACCTTTGGGGTTAATTTGGTCTCTGACTATGGCATTGATAGGCTGGCGTACTCTACCTGGGAAAAAATTCGGTTTGGGAGGTATTGGTGCGCTAAGTTTAAATCTGTTAGGTGGAGAATTGGGAATCTTTGCTTGGAACAACGTACTTAGAGAATACCAAAAAGGCAGAATCACCTCCTTTCTAAATCCAGAACAAGATCCCCTCGGTACCGGCTATCACTTGATTCAGTCTCGTATCGCCATTGGTGCAGGTAAATGGTTTGGTTGGGGTCCGTTCAACGGTCCGATGACTCAGTTGAATTTCGTGCCCGAACAGCATACTGACTTTATTTTCTCAGCAGTTGGGGAAGAATTTGGTTTTATCGGTTGTTTGGTATTATTGCTGGTATTTTGTTTAATTTGTCAAAGGTTATTGCATGTTGCCCTAACAGCTAAAGATAATTTCGGCTCATTAATAGCAATTGGCGTTTTGGCAATGATTGTATTCCAGATGGCTGTTAATATTGGAATGACCATAGGGTTAGCACCAGTAGCAGGAATACCTTTACCATTTATGAGTTACGGTAATTCAGCAATGCTATCCAACTTTATTGCTATAGGATTGGTTGAATCAGTAGCGAACTTTCGCAATCTCAAGAAGTATTAACCCAATAATTATCCATGTCAGCGAAGCCTGACACATTCGGGTCATACAATAACAAGGTATAAACAATATTGTTATGGATTAACAACTGAGTCAAAGAGTTTAGATGTCTGTATCTAATCAATCAAGATTCCTTATTATCCGCACCAAGCGGGAAGATAATTGATAATTCACATCCGCCGGGTGAAAATTGATATTTAATAACTGATAATTGATAATTGATAACCCAAAAGAGCGAAAATGATGATTTTGCCTGGAGCAACCGTTCGTGTAAAAAACCCCGCAGATACTTATTACCGCATGAGCGGACTTGTACAACGAGTAACCAACGGTAAAGTAGCTGTACTATTTGAAGGTGGTAATTGGGATAAATTAATTACCTTCAGACTAAGTGAATTAGAGCCTGTAGACCCTACGGCAGGACGCAAAAAAGCCAAATAAATTAGTTACAAGTCAAGAGTTATGAGTTTTGTATTATTTGTTATCATCTTTTAACTGATAATTCATAACTCCTAACTTACATCTTGTAGTTGATACAGATTATTTATTTATGCGCCTTCCTTTACCGCAGTTTAGTAACAACAATCGTCACCCCAATCACTTTGCTGAAGTGATTGAAACTGCTACCTGTGATTTTTTAGCACAGTGTTTAGACCCGGAAGATTTAAGTTTTCCAGCAATGCCTCCTTTCGGAAGCTGGGTTTGTTCGGTAGACGAAGAATCAGGGAATAAAGTTTTTGCTGTTGTATATCATGCAACTACAATGCCTATAGATTCAGTACATAGGCCTGTGGCTTTAGGTTTATCCTTGCAAGATTTGCGCTCCGAACAACCCCAGATATTCGCCATGCTCAAAACGGAATTTCGGGCAGCCATTGTAGGATTTGAACAGGGGCAGAATAATAAAATATACCAGTATTTGCCTCCTCGTCCGCCGCAGATTCATCAAGCGGTTCATAGATGTGATTCCGAGTCGGTATTAACATTTACCGAAAAATTTGATTTTTTACAAATACTGCTTTCAGTTGACGGTGCCCCTGTGGAAGCTTTGAGTGCAGCAGCAATTCGTGATGTATACAAGTTGCGTAAAGCTGACCGACAATGGTTAGTAGAAGCAGGGCGGTACTTAAGCGTGTTGCTTAAAGATGATTACGACCGTCTTCGATTTATTTTGAATCAAATACATCCTTAGGTAGTTAATTTACAAACAGCTTTTAAGGTATTCTAAGTATAATTTTTATTTTTTTACCTCACTCGCGCTTGCACATCTTTATTTAAAAAAGGTAGTTCAAAAAAATCTGTCAACTATAACTGCGATCGCTTTCTCAAGCAGCACGTTTTTGCTTTGTCCGCAATTAAAAAAATATGGTACTTTTAGAGCGAATTGCAGTCTTACCATACAGTCAAGTTTTCTCTATAAAAAATGGGGCAGGCTTCCCGTTCTGGGTATTTCAGACCCAGAACGGAGGAGTCCCTACATTTGAAAACGAGGGCTTGTTTAAAAGCCTGCCCCATTTTTTAGGAGTGGTCTCCGGTCAACTTATTGAAAAGGAACCAATTATTCCATTCGTTATTTTATTGGTAGTTATTTTAGTCGTACCTATTATATTTGAACGACTGCGATTACCTGGATTAATCGGTTTAATTTTATCAGGAATATTAATAGGTCAGTCCGGTTGGAATTTATTCAAAATAGATAGTTCTATTTGGGATTTATTATCAACGATTGGCTTGGCTTATTTATTATTTATAGCAGGTTTAGAAGTTG comes from Rivularia sp. PCC 7116 and encodes:
- the rodA gene encoding rod shape-determining protein RodA; the protein is MLLKKSRYSRNRNRWQNLFKPWHQVDLLLFLLPIAVSIFGGFMIFSTELSQGETKWLSHFSMASVGFLIALLIARSCYEVLRQWHWVTFALTNASLIAVMAIGVSAKGAQRWISIGSFNVQPSEFAKIGAIITLAALLNKRTASTLPNFFRALAVTAVPWGLVFLQPDLATSLVFAAIVLAMLYWANANPGWLILLVSPVVAAILFSIPWPWTEPLVLAKGIFLTPLGLIWSLTMALIGWRTLPGKKFGLGGIGALSLNLLGGELGIFAWNNVLREYQKGRITSFLNPEQDPLGTGYHLIQSRIAIGAGKWFGWGPFNGPMTQLNFVPEQHTDFIFSAVGEEFGFIGCLVLLLVFCLICQRLLHVALTAKDNFGSLIAIGVLAMIVFQMAVNIGMTIGLAPVAGIPLPFMSYGNSAMLSNFIAIGLVESVANFRNLKKY
- a CDS encoding Mrp/NBP35 family ATP-binding protein; this translates as MQDVLCASSVLDVLRPVQDPELRKSLVELNMIRNVKIEDGKVSFTLVLTTPACPLREFIVEDCQKAVRQLRGVADVSIEVTAETPQQKSLPDRNGVPGIKNIIAVSSGKGGVGKSTVAVNIAVALAQTGAKVGLLDADIYGPNDPTMLGLETAQINVRQGEKGEILEPAFNHGVKLVSMGFLIDRDQPVIWRGPMLNGVIRQFLYQVEWGELDYLIVDMPPGTGDAQLTLTQAVPIAGAVIVTTPQNVALLDSRKGLRMFQQMKVPVLGIIENMSYFIPPDMPEKQYDIFGSGGGLKTATELGIPLLGCVPLEISTRVGGDKGIPIVIADPESASAIALKEISLAIAGKVSVAALT
- a CDS encoding NAD(P)H dehydrogenase subunit NdhS — its product is MILPGATVRVKNPADTYYRMSGLVQRVTNGKVAVLFEGGNWDKLITFRLSELEPVDPTAGRKKAK